In Vulpes lagopus strain Blue_001 chromosome 1, ASM1834538v1, whole genome shotgun sequence, a genomic segment contains:
- the AQP4 gene encoding aquaporin-4 → MSGRPAARQWGKCGPLCKRESIMVAFRGVWTQAFWKAVTAEFLAMLIFVLLSLGSTINWGGTEKPLPVDMVLISLCFGLSIATMVQCFGHISGGHINPAVTVAMVCTRKISIAKSVFYVTAQCLGAIIGAGILYLVTPPSVVGGLGVTTVHGNLTAGHGLLVELIITFQLVFTIFASCDSKRTDVTGSVALAIGFSVAIGHLFAINYTGASMNPARSFGPAVIMGNWENHWIYWVGPIIGAVLAGGLYEYVFCPDVELKRRLKEAFSKATQQTKRSYMEVEDNRSQVETEDLILKPGVVHVIDIDRGEEKKGKDPSGEVLSSV, encoded by the exons ATGAGTGGCAGACCCGCAGCAAGGCAGTGGGG caAGTGTGGACCTttgtgtaagagagagagcatcatGGTGGCCTTCCGAGGGGTCTGGACTCAAGCTTTCTGGAAGGCAGTCACAGCAGAATTTCTGGCTATGCTCATCTTTGTGCTCCTCAGCCTCGGATCCACCATCAACTGGGGTGGAACAGAAAAGCCACTCCCTGTCGACATGGTTCTCATCTCTCTTTGCTTTGGACTCAGCATTGCGACCATGGTGCAGTGCTTTGGCCACATCAGTGGCGGCCACATCAACCCTGCTGTGACCGTGGCCATGGTGTGCACCAGGAAGATTAGCATCGCCAAGTCTGTCTTCTACGtcacagcacagtgcctgggagcCATCATTGGAGCTGGGATTCTCTACCTCGTCACACCTCCCAGTGTGGTGGGGGGCTTGGGGGTCACCACG gttCATGGAAATCTTACCGCTGGTCACGGTCTCCTGGTGGAGTTGATAATCACATTTCAGTTGGTGTTTACTATTTTTGCCAGCTGTGACTCCAAACGGACTGATGTCACCGGTTCAGTAGCTTTAGCAATTGGATTTTCTGTTGCGATTGGACATTTATTTGCA ATCAATTACACTGGTGCCAGCATGAACCCCGCCAGATCCTTTGGACCTGCAGTTATCATGGGAAATTGGGAAAACCACTGG ATATATTGGGTTGGACCGATCATAGGAGCTGTCCTCGCTGGTGGCCTTTACGAGTATGTCTTCTGTCCAGATGTTGAACTCAAACGTCGTTTGAAAGAAGCCTTCAGCAAAGCTACCCAGCAAACAAAGCGGAGCTACATGGAAGTGGAGGACAACAGGAGTCAGGTGGAGACTGAGGACTTGATCCTAAAACCTGGAGTGGTGCATGTGATTGACATTGACCGGGGCgaggagaagaaggggaaggacCCATCAGGCGAGGTGTTGTCGTCGGTATGA